From a region of the Candidatus Zixiibacteriota bacterium genome:
- a CDS encoding thermonuclease family protein: protein MASSFRLYSPTGRRIISIVIIAVVLILVIVRISRHRETDLANSGRFRVVKIIDGDTFMIASGDKVRLANIDTPEFGEPGFEEATVGLERLIAGKEVRVEFKDRTRDKYGRLVGYVYVDDTVFVGCRMIHQGLGYVYLLSRDEFERPEVGRLIAAQREALDKKLGLWAFEHEPEPYYVSTNGIRLHRPGCSYIRNIPADKLIRYDTREEAFRQGLSPCRGCRP, encoded by the coding sequence ATGGCGAGCTCGTTTAGACTGTATTCTCCGACAGGCCGGAGGATTATTTCCATCGTGATCATCGCGGTGGTGTTGATCCTGGTCATAGTGAGAATCAGTCGACACCGGGAGACCGATCTTGCGAACAGCGGACGATTCCGAGTGGTGAAGATAATCGATGGTGACACATTTATGATCGCCTCGGGTGATAAAGTCCGTCTGGCTAATATCGATACGCCTGAATTCGGAGAACCGGGTTTCGAAGAAGCCACCGTCGGTCTGGAGCGTCTGATTGCCGGTAAGGAAGTGCGCGTTGAGTTTAAGGACCGGACGCGGGATAAATACGGCCGTCTGGTCGGTTATGTTTATGTCGATGACACCGTTTTCGTCGGCTGCCGGATGATTCATCAGGGACTTGGATATGTATACTTGTTGTCACGTGATGAATTCGAACGACCCGAGGTGGGACGATTAATCGCGGCGCAACGAGAGGCCCTGGATAAAAAGCTGGGCCTCTGGGCTTTTGAACATGAACCGGAACCGTACTATGTCTCGACCAACGGCATTCGTCTGCATCGACCGGGTTGCAGTTATATCCGGAACATCCCGGCCGACAAGTTGATTCGATACGATACCAGAGAGGAAGCCTTTCGACAGGGATTGTCGCCTTGTCGGGGTTGTCGTCCGTGA
- a CDS encoding DNA alkylation repair protein: protein MKDERGILEIADGLIAELEALPKKDAVSLRAVRRKYSRILKQRPVKEMVKLALKLIEEPTHPRRYAAYELLECHPGAIQQLKLSQVRALGKGIDSWGAVDMFSGYVAGQVWRHGGIGDAEIARWARSSDRWWRRAALVATVPLNAKAQGGEGDTKRTLAVCRMLMDDRDDMVVKAYSWALRVLSRTDTQAVKTFIEENRDRLAARVVREVTNKLTTGLKNPKKE, encoded by the coding sequence ATGAAAGATGAGAGAGGTATCTTAGAGATTGCGGATGGGTTGATTGCCGAATTGGAGGCGCTGCCAAAGAAGGATGCCGTTTCGCTTCGGGCTGTCCGTCGCAAGTATTCCAGAATTTTGAAGCAGCGTCCCGTGAAAGAGATGGTCAAACTGGCTCTGAAACTGATTGAGGAACCGACCCATCCGCGCAGGTATGCCGCCTATGAGCTTCTGGAATGTCATCCGGGAGCGATCCAGCAACTCAAACTCTCTCAGGTTCGAGCACTCGGCAAAGGGATCGATTCCTGGGGAGCGGTTGATATGTTCAGCGGATACGTGGCGGGGCAGGTTTGGCGCCATGGGGGGATCGGTGATGCGGAAATTGCCCGATGGGCTCGATCTTCCGACCGCTGGTGGCGGCGTGCGGCTTTAGTGGCGACAGTTCCCTTGAATGCCAAAGCCCAGGGAGGTGAAGGAGATACCAAGCGAACCCTGGCCGTTTGCCGGATGCTTATGGATGATCGCGACGATATGGTGGTTAAGGCTTATTCCTGGGCTTTACGGGTTTTATCAAGGACCGACACCCAGGCGGTGAAGACTTTTATTGAGGAAAATCGGGATCGTCTGGCGGCAAGGGTCGTACGCGAAGTCACCAACAAGCTCACTACCGGTCTGAAAAATCCTAAGAAGGAATAG
- a CDS encoding SMC family ATPase produces the protein MKLFAVDIANFRVIQSARIELEDAVIGIVGPNGAGKSTLVEAVAWALYGNPAARSGKNEIKTQTASPGKACSVELYFESKGEKYRLIRRLVGKSERAEVELYRGNNSESVGIRETQGYIAQLIGLDYEGFQTSFLARQQELNALSDLQPARRRSQLAGMLGIDRLDKVMARIKEDNRGYAGQAEYISRRLVPESRIKDEMKIHQERLAGLADQKDQFRQQMDKLDQLYKEAVEKLSQAQTLKDKHSRAQSELQAVRQTSEYLKEQKKNLADELKQLEGLKKKHRELEEQTKPLEILRGQLKDLEQARARQQLRVTLEKQLEKNGCDLERNTEENNQARQRHQATITELKGIPHNIESLSNEAAAAVNKAREQYGTRKAELERLVRDIDLLRKQLGNIEQFGPDSVCDRCLRPLGDDLPRMKAHLTEEIAQLEQDRKNASENLAKDKETGIKLAEQEKRSQVQFRRFRELTQASQADGKELEKLEQRRKEIEQQHQEAAARLAELPQQTFDEHEYTQLLEKEKKLSRTRSEYDRITGQLERLPELRESLDKLTEKTIRAENELQQAEQVVVKLGFSPEEFRRISENHNRLQNEFMDAREKAAKAEHEYHLAEKDLASLQEKLDTQAREREELEESRISLHHGEKLANLMAAYKQHLVASIRPALAELSSRLVSEMTNGRYSLLELDEDYNLRLMDSGEFFGIERFSGGEKDLANLCLRLAISQSLTESAGLDRSFVILDEVFGSQDVERRDLIIDALTGLKQRFPQIILITHVEELKQRVEQLIEVEPTGRGYSEVRVNGELV, from the coding sequence ATGAAACTCTTTGCTGTCGATATTGCCAATTTCCGGGTGATTCAATCAGCCCGAATCGAACTGGAGGACGCCGTTATTGGAATAGTAGGTCCCAACGGCGCGGGGAAATCCACGCTCGTGGAGGCTGTCGCGTGGGCGCTTTATGGAAATCCGGCAGCCCGATCGGGCAAAAATGAAATAAAAACCCAAACAGCCAGTCCCGGAAAGGCTTGTTCGGTTGAGCTTTATTTCGAATCCAAAGGTGAGAAGTATCGCCTGATTCGGCGTCTGGTGGGGAAATCGGAACGGGCCGAGGTAGAGCTGTATCGCGGCAATAACTCCGAATCGGTGGGGATTCGTGAGACCCAGGGATATATTGCCCAGTTGATCGGGCTAGATTATGAGGGATTTCAGACCTCCTTTTTAGCGCGTCAGCAGGAATTAAATGCTTTGTCGGACCTTCAGCCGGCGCGGCGGCGTTCGCAGTTGGCCGGGATGCTCGGGATCGATCGACTGGACAAGGTCATGGCGCGGATCAAAGAAGACAATCGGGGGTATGCCGGTCAGGCGGAGTATATCAGTCGAAGGCTCGTACCGGAGAGCCGGATAAAAGACGAAATGAAAATCCATCAGGAGCGTCTGGCCGGTCTGGCTGATCAGAAAGATCAATTCCGTCAACAAATGGATAAGCTCGACCAGCTATATAAGGAGGCGGTTGAGAAGCTGTCTCAAGCTCAGACTCTCAAGGATAAGCATTCTCGGGCACAATCAGAGCTTCAGGCGGTACGCCAGACCAGCGAGTATTTAAAAGAACAAAAAAAGAATCTGGCCGACGAATTGAAGCAATTGGAGGGACTTAAGAAAAAACACCGGGAACTGGAAGAGCAGACCAAACCTCTGGAAATTCTCCGGGGTCAACTTAAGGATTTGGAACAAGCTCGGGCACGACAGCAACTGCGGGTGACTCTGGAGAAGCAACTGGAGAAAAACGGTTGTGATTTAGAGCGGAACACCGAAGAAAATAACCAGGCCCGGCAGCGGCATCAGGCGACAATAACCGAGCTCAAGGGAATTCCTCATAATATAGAGTCTCTATCAAATGAAGCGGCTGCAGCCGTGAACAAAGCACGTGAGCAGTATGGAACTCGCAAGGCCGAGCTCGAGCGGCTGGTCAGGGATATCGACCTTTTACGGAAGCAACTGGGAAATATCGAGCAGTTCGGACCGGATTCGGTCTGTGATCGTTGCCTGCGCCCGTTGGGTGATGATCTGCCCCGGATGAAGGCCCATCTTACGGAAGAAATCGCCCAGTTGGAGCAGGACCGAAAAAACGCCTCAGAGAATTTGGCCAAGGATAAAGAAACCGGGATTAAGCTCGCTGAGCAGGAGAAAAGATCGCAAGTTCAGTTCAGGCGCTTTCGGGAGTTAACTCAGGCATCTCAGGCCGACGGTAAGGAATTAGAGAAACTAGAACAACGGCGAAAAGAAATAGAGCAACAGCATCAAGAAGCCGCCGCTCGTTTGGCCGAACTGCCGCAACAGACGTTCGATGAGCACGAATACACTCAACTGCTCGAAAAGGAAAAAAAGCTCAGCCGTACCCGATCTGAGTACGACCGGATAACGGGGCAGTTGGAACGCCTTCCTGAACTGCGTGAATCACTGGATAAATTGACGGAAAAAACAATTCGGGCGGAGAATGAGCTGCAACAGGCCGAGCAGGTTGTGGTTAAGTTGGGCTTTTCACCTGAGGAGTTCCGCCGGATTAGTGAGAATCATAACCGACTGCAGAATGAATTCATGGATGCCCGGGAGAAGGCTGCTAAGGCTGAACACGAATATCATCTGGCCGAGAAAGACCTGGCGAGTCTTCAGGAAAAACTCGATACTCAGGCGCGAGAGCGGGAGGAGCTGGAAGAATCCCGGATCAGTTTGCATCACGGTGAAAAATTGGCCAATCTCATGGCGGCATATAAGCAACATTTAGTTGCTTCGATCCGTCCGGCCCTGGCCGAGCTGTCGAGTCGTCTTGTCTCCGAGATGACCAACGGCCGGTACAGTCTGCTGGAACTGGATGAAGACTACAACTTACGCTTGATGGATTCGGGTGAATTTTTCGGGATCGAACGTTTTTCAGGCGGTGAAAAGGACCTCGCGAATCTTTGTCTCCGTCTGGCTATCTCACAGTCTCTGACCGAGTCGGCCGGACTGGATCGGTCGTTCGTTATTTTGGATGAGGTGTTCGGATCGCAGGATGTCGAACGCCGAGATTTGATTATCGATGCCTTGACGGGATTAAAACAGCGATTCCCGCAGATTATTCTTATCACCCATGTGGAAGAGTTAAAGCAGCGAGTGGAGCAGTTGATCGAGGTGGAACCCACTGGTCGCGGTTATTCGGAGGTGAGAGTCAATGGCGAGCTCGTTTAG